Genomic segment of Arachis stenosperma cultivar V10309 chromosome 4, arast.V10309.gnm1.PFL2, whole genome shotgun sequence:
aaatcaaaatcaatCGTTATATTGAACAAGATTCATCAACTCCAACAAGGGGCTACTGGTAAATTTAAGGATGCCTTGGATTCATGTATTGACCATTACAACGACAGAATCTTAAAGGTTGATTTGCCACAAGCCATTAGCGGAATTGAGGCTAATAACCCTAAATTTGCTGAAAATGCAGTTATTGAGTCTTACATTTGTGAGAAAGGGTTCAATGGTAATTCACCATTAAGCAATGAAAACAAGGCTGTGCGTGATGGGGCAAATATTGCAAGAGATATTGTTATATTGTTGTATTAGAtgctcaaaaaaattaaatattgtaATAATGTTTGAATAAAATGTTGATTAGCAAAGTTTGATTTCttagatatatatattttgatttatcaATATATTAGATTAGATTAGTTCTTTTACATTATAGATATTAGATAAGCCATTCtcttttgaaacaaaattaattttaatgcactGTTGTCATAAAATATGTTGATATGcgtatatttaattatataatgtaattaaaaataattatcttttacATTGACGTACCAAAAATCTAAAGCAGACAAGGAGAAGGCGAGATAtcagaaattaaagaaacaaAGAATTACAGGATCAGTCGTATCTGGAATTCGAAACTGAGATTACTCATTCGCAAGAAGGTGGATTACATGCTCGCGTTGATTAGATACATTAACTTCCTGCGCCAGCAACAAATGATCGTTATTTGAGGCttcaaaatatcaattaaattagtttgAGAATAAGTTATCGGAGAGACTGTGGTTGTTGTTGCCAGAGAAAAAAAGTTACGAGAGGAAGTAGTAGTGAGAAATGAACTACGCGACAAGGAGCAATAACAGATCTGGACGGCAAGGCGACGATCTGCAACAAAGGAATGAGTAGAAGAGGCGGCGCGACCAGAGGAGGCAACGGTGAGAAAAGAACGGCATGACAATGAGAAAGTCAGATCTGGACGGTGATGAGACGATCTGCGAGCTCAGTCAATGCCAACGATGCTAAGGTCTAAAAGACGAATGCGACGACGCTAAAGCCTCAGAAGACAACGGCGCAGAGACCTCAAAAGACGGCGCTGCAATCAGAAGATGACAAAGACGGTGCTGCGATGAAGAAGATGGCAATGGTGTGGGTAACTCAGAAGACGGTGATGTGATTCCGGCAAGTAACTCGGTAATTATTTGGAGAAGGTGAGAATGGTGTGGGTGAGTTGAGTTAGGGTTAGTGAAGGTAACTCAGGaactatcttattttatttaaattagtggCAGATTTAGTGACTGGTTAGtttttaatagtatttttttattggttGCTAAAATCAATTGCTATCGTAACAATTAGCAACTGATTTAGAGATCATAGTCTTAGCGACCAAAAAATTTTTCACTCTATTTGTTTATCGATTGCAAATTTGGtcgctaaattaaaaaatagcaaCTGATTTTGTGACCAGAAGTCCCAAAGATGTTACTTCTTTGTTTTAGTTGCTAATTCGGTcgctaaattaaaaattaatgactgaTTTTATCAACCAACCTTATTCTGGTTGTATAAAAACTTATCGGTGGCTAATTCGGTTGCTATTAGTGACCGATTTTGTTAGTCACTAAAATTGATCTCTATCTTAACAATTAGAACCAATTTAGCGACCATTGCATTAGCAACCAAACAATTTTTCACCATATTTTTCTATCGgtcattaaattaaaaaatagtaacTGATTTTGTGGCCAAGAATTCCAAAGACGTTACTTCTCTtattttaattgctaattcggttgctaaattaaaaaatagcaattgatttagcaaccaactttggtCTCGTTTTATAATGAACTTATCAGTTGCTAATTCAATTGCTATTAGTGACCGATTTTGTTGGTCGCTAAAATCGGTCACTGAATATAATTTAGCGAGCAATATTTTTTTGATCCTAGAAATTCTATATTGGTCGCTATTCTGATAATTTTTTGTAGTGTCTCCTCTTTAACCCATTTCTCTCcttcctcttctttctctcaTTCTTTAACATTCATCATCTTCCCTGTTTTTTAGCCGTTATATTCTCTCACTTTTTCAATTCAAGAATAGACAAAATATATTGATAAGTTACAACTGATAACGATGTCAGTTATATTACTTTGATTCCAAAAATAAGAtgatacaaaaatatcaaatagttttagatagattttaacaaaaataattttttataatagtttattttgctatgataataaaaaatatattttaaggagaattttatcttatattgaATTGTACTTGTTTAAATCGGTCTTTCATAAAAGTAAGaggatttgaaattaaagttttatTCCATAAATTATGAGACTaatgttatttaaaaaaaaatatttgaaaagataggattctaatataaatattttaatttaattacaaattatatatattattattaatgaataattgttatatttgaaaacaaataaaatcattactcattaattttattaatttcaatattgaaaagagttaaattttaaatttaattttataaaatttttataacaaaaattactatacatatttttatatattatccTATGCAGGACACGAATAAATATATTAACTTTACTCAAATTCAAAGTATTAtgtttaattcaaattaaattctaGTTAATTATGTTGTTGAATCCTTTCTAGCGTTATAGTTAGTAGTATGTATGAAGTTAGAGAAATACTTGCATAATTTTGCTTTTTTATCTAAATAAGTATGGAAAAATGATTTATTCCCTAAATGCGCATAGTTTGAAATGCTTCTCAAAATGCGCAGCTCCATTTCATGTATAGCGACCACGAAATGGAATTTAACACCATTTCACATGAGGTGTCCACAAAATGGCCATGTGCGTGTTAGAGCTCCACCTCAAGCCCCCTACCACAAAATGGAGCACATCATTGGAGACACCCACAAAATGGCCAACCCGTCTCTGGCACCAGCGAATTGGTGTCATCAGTTGAGCCAGCCACAAaatggctcaattagtgaccgGCGCACACGAATTGGGGCGTGAAGGATGCAGTCCCTGTACCACACAGGAGTAGCTGGTCTTAGAGGCATGTTTTGGAAGCTTATGGATTGAATGAATATAAAAGGAGAGATGGGGAGAGACCAGAACCGTGTGGTAGGGAAATAGGAAACAAGGAATGTGGTTCTGCTGGTGAGGTTTCATATGTTGGGGAAAAAATTAGTACTTATTAAAATGAGTAGAAGTGGAATCAATGTCGAAGAAAATCTTAATAGGTTGTATGAGTTTCACATTTCTGCCCACTTACATCTGAAGGTCAGATTTTTTTGTTAgcaaaaaaatatctatgaatAATAATACATTTATTAATTGactaattttgttttttttccaTTATCTATTTCAGCCGGCACATGTGCTAACTCCGTATAGCACATTAGTAGACGTCTTTACTTCTGATTAAGTTGATCCAGCCATGGAGACTAGGCGGCAAATGCTTGAACCGTATTTAAGAATGGTTGGATTCTATTATGCGTCTTTAATAAAACATTTTGAATACAACAATCTATTAGTGCGCTTGTGAAAAGATGGCGTCCTGAAACCCACACGTTCCACCTCCCATGGGGCGAGTGTACTGTTACTCTAGAAGATGTTGTCATGCAGTTGGAGTTACCAATTGATGGTGAGCCAGTGAGTGGGACTTTAAGAAGCTGGAGTAACTTCCATTAGAAGGATATTTGGCAATGGTGTGAGGAGCTCCTAGGAGAAGTTCCTGATGGTCATGTCTGGACCACGAAGTATAACATAAAATTGAAGTGGCTCAGGAGTAGACTCCAACGGATGCCTCTTGACTCTCCCGAGGACGTCGTCGTATGGTATGCACGttgttatattatttatttactaggTGGCGTTTTACGTCCTGACAAGGTGAACAACACGCGGTTCACGTGTGTTATCTTCCTCTCTTGGCCAATAATGACGCCATTAGCACCTATAGTTGGGGCAGCGCTGTGCTCTATTGGTTATATAGAGCCATGTGCTTAGCTACTGATTATAATGTTGACAAAATGGCTGGCTGTCATACATTGTTGATGTCATGGATATACTTCAGGCTTCCCTTTTAGGCACCGGAAGTTACGATCCCATATATGTTTTCGTTAGCGACAAggtaatatattatattatataacaTGTCTAGTTTTGAGTTTGTGCTATTTCATCTGCATCGGAATCCCAAAAAGGTTAATACCAACATGTTTCTTTATAGGTGGCGGGTAAGAGAGGAAAGAATGACTACGCTGAGCAACACTTGCTTTTTTTAGAGTATGATTTTCGTCGTTTGTTAGAGTATGATTTTGTTTTTTCCAAGTATATTGTTTAACAATTTTTTGTGATGCTCGGTATTTGTAGTTTACGTGGATGCCGTACAGGGATGCACGTATTCTGTCGAGAGTGCCTGCAGAGTTTCTTAGAGCCCTACATGGTGATTTCTTCACCGTGGTCGTGCCGCTGATATTGTTCAGGTGCATCGAGATTGTTAACATTGACAGAGTCATGCGGCAGTTTGGCAGCAAGCAAGGTCCGCCGAACCCTCCACTGAACATCGACACATTTCATTGCCAATCGGCGCGCAACGACGATGGATGGTGGCCCGTCCGCCTCCAAACATGGTTTGAAGTGTGGGCAAATTAAACTGACGCATTATATCATATTGGCTACAGATTGATTAGGAAAATACCTTGTGACCTAGTCGTGATTATTATACGTGGTCCCCTTGAACACAGAGTTGATACACTCAGAAAGATTCATTGTCATGTGACCGTATCGGCAACCCTTTTCTCGGTGTTGGAGCCATTTCAGTGGCTTTAACCCTCTAATCCAATCCATAATTTCCGGGGAGGTGGCAAGATCCTCGACACTTATTAACTCGAGGTAGTATTGCACCTGCTCTTGCGTCTTTGAGTATGACGTATTAACAAGATGCCTTTTGGCTTccttgctcttgaagtttgttGCAAAGTTAGAGGCAATGTGTCTGACACAATAAACATTATGTTCCACACCTGTCTCACTCCGGCGTAGCCTTTATAGCTTCATGCCTGTCAGAGATAAGTAATATCCCTGGCTGAGTAGCCACATGCCTTTGTAAGTTGGTCAGAAAGAAGTACCACGAGTCTTGTTCTCCCTTTCCACAAGCGTGAAGGCTATGGGAAGTATGTTGTTGTTTCCATCCTAAGCTATTCCCATCAATAGGGTGCCCGTGTACTTACCATACAAGTGTGTTCCGTCAATTGAGACTAGTGGCTTGTAGTGCTTGAATGCTTCGACACACGATGGAAATGACCAGAATACTTGATGAAACATGACACTGTCACGGTCGAACGTGTTGCCCACGTTGTACGGTCGGGTATGAAGATCGACAATTGTACCTAGGACATTAATGCTGATTTATGAAATAAGAGTTACCAACAAAAAACATTAGCGCATGAGCACATAAGTCAATCGTATGTTCTTACCTGGAACGGAAGTTTGCAACGCGTTGAAATATCTCCTCAGGTGGTTGTATGAATCATCCCAGTCTCCGTAGATTCTGGCTATTGCCTTTTGCTTCGCTAGCCAAACCTTCTTGTATGACACCTTGTATCTGTACGCTGACTCCACAGAACCCTGCAACACCTTTATGCAGATGGTCACGTCTGCCTGAACCATGGGGAATATGTGCTGGCATATGACATTTGAATCAAGTTGAGCATGATCTTGCGACATCACAGATGCCAAACAACTGTGAGGCTTTTGGTATTTTTGGATTTTCCAAAATCTGGAAGCCCTCGTCTTCGCAACCTTTACCATCTAGCGACactgctcaccaaagaatttgCATCGACATACATACCGAGTATGATCTGACTCTACCACTTTGAATTCTGCACTTCTACAAATGTTGTAGTTCTTAACCACTAGCATCGCTGTTTTTTTATTCAGGAATTTCAGGCCAATCTCCAGTACCATTTCACTGGTCAAAGCATAGTTGTTCGGTATGTCTTCCGCGGTAGTCGAGTTCATTGGACCAAGACGCAGTTGAAGATATTGGCCGGGAGTGCTGCTTGAAAAATCGCCTACCCCCATCACATTTATCGGTTCAACCCAAGTTGGGCTAAACGTTTCTTCTTGAACTGGTTGGGTTTCCGGAACAATTTCTGCTTCATCTCCACTATCATCCTCAATCTCGCCTTCGTCAGACGAGTCAGCCAACCCGTGTGCAGTACCTTCCGGAGATGCCCCATGAGTTGTGAGGGAGGGACGTTTGTGCAGATTTTCTACATTCTGGGCGAGCACAACAAAGGCGTTAACGACGGACTACGAGCCCTGCCAATCTCCGAAAATGGAATGGCTTCATCTGAATCGAAATTCCACAGTTCCTCCATATTATTCGAACTAGATGAGCTACCCCCCACATCTTGAAGCTTCACACAAAGTTCCATCGAATAGATGCTTCCAATACTACTTTGATACGAAAACATCATCGAAACCTGCTGGTCAGATTTAATATGCATTTTCTGATATGCAAATGAACTGGCTACCGCAACTGGCATCCTATAAGTCAAGGTACTGATCTCCTTTTTTCCAACCAACCCAGTGTTCATCAGAATAAGATTTTTTAGTTGTTGCAAAGATGATTGTGGGGAATCATTATCCAAAGTGGGTCATCACGCATAAATGTCACTCCTTTGGTAGTATGAGAAATTTCTCTATTCGGATATAAGACCACGTAAATGTGTTCAGAGGCCATTTTCATACCAAAAATTTATGAAACGAA
This window contains:
- the LOC130974673 gene encoding cell wall / vacuolar inhibitor of fructosidase 1-like translates to MAKNLNHTSLVFTILVLITMPIGQCSVFHPNDETLIHSTCNETLFSNLCVQILNSYPSSRNANRRELALNMIDFIKSKSIVILNKIHQLQQGATGKFKDALDSCIDHYNDRILKVDLPQAISGIEANNPKFAENAVIESYICEKGFNGNSPLSNENKAVRDGANIARDIVILLY
- the LOC130974674 gene encoding uncharacterized protein LOC130974674 is translated as MNTGLVGKKEISTLTYRMPVAVASSFAYQKMHIKSDQQVSMMFSYQSSIGSIYSMELCVKLQDVGGSSSSSNNMEELWNFDSDEAIPFSEIGRARTAHGLADSSDEGEIEDDSGDEAEIVPETQPVQEETFSPTWVEPINVMGVGDFSSSTPGQYLQLRLGPMNSTTAEDIPNNYALTSEMVLEIGLKFLNKKTAMLVVKNYNICRSAEFKVVESDHTRYVCRCKFFGEQCR